The proteins below are encoded in one region of Deinococcus fonticola:
- a CDS encoding hemolysin family protein, which translates to MNDLLGLLALFVLVLMNGYFVAAEFALVSVRRTRIEQLAEEGNAAARVTHRALQNLDLYIAATQLGITMASLAIGFVAEPAIEHLMHPLLEQMNLSLTPGQEKTISFAVAFAISTILHIVFGELAPKSLALQRSEQVSLAIIRPLLFFTTLFKWAIVGLNALGNGVVRLFGLKAVAGHHTAYSEEEIRMIVSASSQEGVLEDSEKELVYNVFDLSDTTAREVMTPRVDMVVVDGASPLRRLLELNVEHGYSRIPVFQDTADNIVGIAHTNDVLGHLEELDHLSIADIMRPVFFVPEGMKIKDLLAKMRDKKSHMSIVVDEFGGTAGLATLEDALEEIVGEIYDETDEEEIPLIEVLGEGVYLMDGSVTIHEVEERLGNELEEGEAEYGTLAGFMTSFFGDIPEVGQSFIQDGWAFTVEAADQRRVARVRVERAAQFDALSGHAAEEIHHD; encoded by the coding sequence ATGAATGATCTGCTTGGCCTGCTGGCCCTTTTTGTGCTGGTGCTGATGAACGGCTATTTCGTCGCGGCAGAGTTCGCGCTGGTGAGTGTGCGCCGCACCCGCATTGAGCAACTTGCGGAGGAAGGCAATGCGGCCGCCCGTGTCACGCACCGCGCCCTACAAAACCTTGACCTGTACATTGCGGCCACGCAGCTCGGGATCACCATGGCGAGTCTGGCGATTGGTTTCGTGGCGGAACCCGCCATTGAGCACCTGATGCACCCGCTATTGGAACAGATGAACCTATCGTTGACGCCGGGGCAGGAGAAGACCATCTCGTTCGCGGTGGCGTTCGCTATCAGCACCATCCTGCATATTGTTTTTGGCGAGCTGGCGCCCAAAAGCCTGGCCTTGCAACGCAGTGAGCAGGTTTCGCTGGCCATTATTCGTCCCTTGTTGTTCTTCACCACTCTTTTCAAATGGGCCATTGTGGGCCTGAATGCCCTGGGGAACGGTGTGGTACGCCTTTTTGGGTTGAAGGCGGTGGCCGGCCACCACACCGCTTACTCGGAAGAAGAAATTCGCATGATCGTCAGCGCGTCGAGTCAGGAGGGGGTGCTGGAGGACAGCGAAAAGGAACTGGTGTACAACGTCTTCGACCTGTCGGACACCACCGCCCGCGAGGTGATGACGCCGCGTGTGGACATGGTGGTCGTGGACGGCGCCTCGCCGCTGCGGCGACTGCTGGAGTTGAACGTCGAACACGGGTACTCGCGTATTCCGGTGTTTCAGGACACGGCCGACAACATCGTCGGGATCGCCCACACCAATGACGTGCTGGGCCACCTGGAGGAACTCGATCACCTGAGCATCGCCGACATCATGCGCCCGGTGTTCTTCGTGCCCGAAGGCATGAAGATCAAGGATCTGCTGGCCAAGATGCGTGACAAGAAATCGCACATGAGCATCGTGGTCGACGAGTTCGGCGGCACGGCGGGCCTGGCCACGCTGGAGGACGCCCTGGAAGAGATCGTGGGGGAAATCTACGACGAGACCGACGAGGAAGAAATTCCGCTGATCGAGGTGCTGGGCGAGGGCGTTTACCTGATGGACGGCAGCGTCACCATCCACGAGGTCGAGGAGCGCCTGGGCAACGAACTGGAGGAAGGCGAGGCCGAGTACGGCACGCTGGCGGGCTTCATGACCAGTTTCTTCGGGGATATTCCCGAGGTGGGCCAGAGCTTTATTCAGGACGGCTGGGCTTTCACGGTGGAGGCCGCCGATCAGCGCCGCGTGGCCCGCGTGCGCGTGGAGCGGGCGGCGCAGTTCGACGCGCTGAGTGGGCACGCCGCCGAGGAGATCCACCATGACTGA
- the cdd gene encoding cytidine deaminase codes for MTEATMLEAAVPDPQLLEGAKAAFKQAYAPYSKFRVGAALRTPSGRVFFGANVENASYGLARCAEQSAVQAMNTAGEREFTDIVVYSEASPPASPCGACRQVLFEFSPQARVVCVNQHGEVVSGLVRDFLPHGFRLEHRDDGHEIGTE; via the coding sequence ATGACTGAGGCCACCATGCTTGAAGCTGCTGTCCCCGACCCGCAGTTGCTGGAGGGAGCGAAGGCGGCCTTCAAGCAGGCTTACGCGCCCTACAGCAAGTTCCGCGTGGGGGCCGCGCTGCGCACCCCCAGCGGGCGGGTGTTCTTCGGCGCGAACGTCGAGAACGCCAGTTACGGGCTGGCCCGCTGCGCCGAGCAGAGCGCCGTGCAGGCCATGAACACCGCCGGGGAACGCGAGTTCACCGATATCGTGGTGTACAGCGAGGCCAGCCCGCCCGCCAGTCCGTGCGGCGCGTGCCGCCAGGTGCTGTTCGAGTTCTCGCCGCAGGCCCGCGTGGTGTGCGTCAACCAGCACGGCGAGGTGGTCAGCGGCCTGGTACGTGATTTCCTGCCGCACGGTTTCCGCCTGGAGCACCGCGACGATGGGCACGAAATCGGCACTGAGTAG
- a CDS encoding YjgN family protein: MTDPPDFIPISEPGTAGASGGVPYGRPVNEVNPGLVGLAPMPQVRTFPLSFTGTSAEFFRIWIVNVALSVVTLGLYTPWARVRTRQYFYGNTWVDGHNFEYTANPWALLRGYLLVAALFGTYNAAMQFQFQGWEWVVGIVVGLFVLLYPWLVRQSLRFLARSTVHRGLHFSFQGSLGQAYVTYGLANVAAGFVGLALPWAWFMQRRYQVEGVHYGQASGRFRGDVGPFFIFGLTGLGLTLGGVILLLGLGLLGFGLFSALDLGSLADWEDLSAASMTGIVAALATAYLVFLLVYLGAWQYVRAATMKYVLNNVELGGVVRLGATFSPWRLVWITLSNTAAQLLTLGLLTPWAAVRRMNYLAPHIQVRAIADLDDFTAEMGQQESALGEAATELLDINLGF, encoded by the coding sequence ATGACTGACCCGCCGGACTTCATTCCCATTTCTGAGCCGGGGACTGCTGGTGCGTCGGGCGGCGTGCCGTACGGACGACCTGTGAATGAAGTGAATCCGGGTTTGGTGGGCCTGGCTCCGATGCCGCAGGTGCGGACGTTTCCGCTGTCGTTCACGGGCACCTCGGCAGAGTTTTTTCGTATCTGGATCGTGAACGTAGCGCTGTCGGTGGTGACGCTGGGGCTGTACACGCCGTGGGCGCGGGTACGGACGCGGCAGTATTTCTACGGCAATACCTGGGTGGACGGGCATAACTTCGAGTACACCGCGAACCCCTGGGCGCTGCTGCGCGGTTACCTGCTGGTGGCGGCGCTTTTCGGGACATACAACGCGGCCATGCAGTTTCAGTTTCAGGGCTGGGAGTGGGTGGTGGGTATCGTGGTGGGACTCTTCGTGCTGCTGTACCCGTGGCTGGTGCGCCAGTCGCTGCGCTTCCTGGCCCGCAGCACCGTGCACCGGGGACTGCACTTCAGTTTCCAGGGGTCGCTGGGGCAGGCTTATGTCACGTACGGCCTGGCGAACGTCGCGGCGGGCTTCGTGGGCCTGGCGCTGCCGTGGGCGTGGTTCATGCAGCGGCGTTACCAGGTCGAGGGCGTGCACTACGGTCAGGCGAGTGGGCGCTTCCGGGGCGATGTGGGGCCGTTTTTCATCTTTGGCCTGACTGGCCTGGGCCTGACCCTTGGCGGGGTCATCCTGCTGCTGGGCCTGGGCTTGCTGGGCTTCGGCCTCTTCAGCGCCCTCGATCTGGGGAGTCTGGCGGACTGGGAGGACCTCAGCGCCGCGAGCATGACTGGCATAGTGGCGGCGTTGGCGACGGCGTACCTGGTGTTTCTGCTGGTCTACCTGGGGGCCTGGCAGTACGTGCGCGCCGCCACCATGAAGTACGTCCTGAACAACGTGGAACTGGGGGGCGTGGTGCGCCTGGGGGCCACCTTCAGCCCCTGGCGGCTGGTGTGGATCACGCTGTCGAACACTGCCGCGCAACTTCTCACGCTGGGCCTTCTGACGCCCTGGGCAGCGGTGCGGCGCATGAATTACCTCGCGCCGCACATTCAGGTGCGGGCCATCGCCGACCTGGACGACTTCACGGCGGAGATGGGGCAACAGGAAAGTGCGCTGGGCGAGGCGGCCACCGAGTTGCTGGACATCAACCTGGGTTTCTAG
- a CDS encoding M48 family metallopeptidase: MTEGLNLKIEGIYFDGHSSRNRAALLQVVGEQVLLQVQPDGPLSALEERWQVSDLRIEPPLGRIRRIVKLPGGGRFETPDDAAISRLEAGTTRNRGLGRVRHIESRWSLTLAALAALGVFTWGFLTYGLPALARQAAAATPRSVLASFDREAIKLLDNGEFMGPSRLSAARQAQLQQQFRQVRDWAGGAYPYTLLLRDGKPQKAGGRGFSIGANAFALPNGTVVMTDQLVALAGSDRELMGVLAHETGHVTHRHALSSVYQGLGLSLLGVALTGDLVSATSFAAAVPTTLLSNGYSRRAETQSDEVAGAYMMQAYGTTSPLRRILARLEKDDLKATEDSIQDAGRAEDMLNTHPGTKQRIEHLRAIEEQGKPTP, from the coding sequence ATGACTGAGGGCCTGAACCTGAAGATAGAGGGGATTTACTTCGATGGGCACAGCAGCCGCAACCGCGCGGCCCTGTTGCAGGTGGTGGGCGAGCAGGTGCTGCTGCAGGTGCAGCCGGACGGCCCGCTGAGCGCGCTGGAAGAACGCTGGCAGGTCAGCGACCTGCGCATCGAGCCGCCGCTGGGGCGCATCCGGCGCATCGTGAAACTGCCGGGCGGGGGGCGCTTTGAAACGCCGGACGACGCGGCCATCTCACGGCTGGAGGCGGGCACCACCCGCAACCGGGGTCTGGGACGGGTGCGGCACATCGAGTCGCGCTGGAGCCTGACACTGGCGGCGCTGGCGGCGCTGGGGGTGTTCACCTGGGGGTTTTTGACTTACGGGCTGCCGGCCCTGGCGCGGCAGGCGGCGGCCGCCACCCCGCGCAGCGTGCTGGCCTCATTTGACCGTGAAGCCATCAAGCTGCTGGACAACGGGGAATTCATGGGGCCGTCCAGGCTCAGCGCGGCGCGGCAGGCGCAGTTGCAGCAGCAATTCCGACAGGTGCGCGACTGGGCCGGGGGAGCGTACCCCTACACGCTGCTGCTGCGTGACGGCAAACCGCAGAAAGCTGGCGGGCGCGGGTTTTCCATCGGGGCAAACGCCTTTGCGCTGCCCAATGGCACGGTCGTCATGACCGATCAACTGGTGGCGCTGGCCGGCAGCGACCGCGAACTGATGGGCGTGCTGGCCCACGAAACCGGCCACGTCACACACCGGCACGCGCTAAGCAGCGTCTACCAGGGCCTGGGCCTCTCACTGCTGGGGGTGGCCCTGACGGGCGACCTGGTCAGCGCCACGTCCTTTGCTGCCGCCGTGCCGACCACCCTGCTCTCGAACGGCTACTCGCGCCGCGCCGAAACCCAGTCGGACGAGGTGGCGGGCGCCTACATGATGCAGGCCTACGGCACCACCTCGCCGCTGCGCCGCATTCTGGCCCGGCTGGAAAAGGACGACCTCAAAGCCACCGAGGACAGCATTCAGGATGCCGGCCGCGCCGAGGACATGCTGAACACCCACCCCGGCACGAAGCAGCGCATCGAGCACCTGAGGGCCATCGAAGAACAGGGCAAGCCCACTCCCTGA
- the ccsA gene encoding cytochrome c biogenesis protein CcsA, with product MLKDRLTTLLGTATLLSLLVAVALGLKAPLDVNQGSLVRLMFLHVPSAWLSYLAYIGTGVFGLLYLLRRERRWDRLAMASAEIGVLFTLGTILGGMLWAKPTWGVYWTWDARLTTTALSLVVYGGYLLIRSLIDDPDRRARVSAVVGLVGTLYVPINYMAVEWWRGVHQTQTLRLLGKPSFEAAPIYGWVLLVATLAFTLLYLYLLRVRGILALREEVREERELLGDLNLKGESIRG from the coding sequence ATGCTCAAAGATCGCCTTACGACGCTGCTGGGAACCGCCACGCTGCTGAGCCTGCTGGTGGCGGTGGCCCTGGGCCTCAAGGCGCCCCTGGACGTGAACCAGGGTTCGCTGGTCAGGTTGATGTTCCTGCACGTGCCGAGCGCCTGGCTCAGTTATCTGGCGTACATCGGCACGGGCGTGTTCGGCCTGCTGTACCTGCTCAGGCGCGAGCGCCGCTGGGATCGCCTGGCCATGGCCAGCGCCGAGATCGGCGTGCTGTTCACGCTGGGCACCATCCTGGGCGGGATGCTGTGGGCCAAACCCACCTGGGGCGTGTACTGGACGTGGGACGCCCGCCTGACCACCACCGCCCTGAGCCTGGTGGTGTACGGCGGTTACCTCCTGATTCGCAGCCTGATCGACGACCCGGATCGGCGCGCGCGCGTGTCGGCGGTGGTGGGCCTGGTCGGGACGCTGTACGTGCCCATCAATTACATGGCGGTGGAGTGGTGGCGCGGCGTGCACCAGACCCAGACGCTGCGCCTGCTGGGCAAACCCAGCTTCGAGGCCGCGCCCATTTACGGCTGGGTATTGCTGGTGGCCACGCTGGCCTTTACGCTGCTATACCTGTACCTGCTGCGCGTGCGCGGTATCCTGGCGCTGCGCGAGGAAGTCCGTGAGGAACGCGAGTTGCTGGGCGACCTGAACCTGAAGGGAGAATCTATCCGTGGATAA
- a CDS encoding heme exporter protein CcmD, with the protein MDKYSSYVIVVYAVTLLLLLGYLAWMWLRLKNLPKDDL; encoded by the coding sequence GTGGATAAGTACTCGAGTTACGTGATCGTGGTGTACGCCGTGACGCTGCTGCTGCTGCTGGGCTACCTGGCCTGGATGTGGCTGCGCCTCAAAAACCTGCCAAAGGACGACTTATGA
- the ccmE gene encoding cytochrome c maturation protein CcmE codes for MTGTPSPAPGSPEALPQARRRKRSPLPTLLGVLAVGGLAGFILFGNVGKSLEYFVTPTEYQQQQDRLQGKAIRIGGLVKDVKNDPQSLNLSFTVTDGGVSFPVKYQGAVSDLFRENQGVVVRGEFQGTTFHATELIVKHSEEYNVPENQADLKKMLQDARPAN; via the coding sequence ATGACCGGAACCCCTTCCCCTGCCCCCGGTTCGCCTGAGGCCCTGCCGCAGGCCCGGCGGCGCAAACGCAGCCCGCTGCCCACCCTGCTGGGGGTGCTGGCGGTGGGCGGCCTGGCGGGCTTCATTCTGTTCGGCAACGTGGGCAAAAGCCTGGAATATTTCGTCACGCCCACCGAGTACCAGCAGCAACAGGACAGGTTGCAGGGCAAGGCCATCCGCATTGGCGGGCTGGTCAAGGACGTGAAGAACGACCCGCAATCCCTGAACCTGAGTTTCACCGTCACGGACGGCGGGGTCAGTTTTCCGGTGAAGTACCAAGGGGCGGTCAGCGACCTGTTCAGGGAAAACCAGGGCGTGGTGGTGCGCGGCGAGTTCCAGGGAACCACCTTTCACGCCACTGAACTGATCGTGAAGCACTCCGAGGAGTACAACGTTCCCGAGAACCAGGCCGACCTGAAGAAGATGCTTCAGGACGCCAGGCCTGCCAACTGA